AACTCGATGAACGCTACCTTGACCCGCCTCAAGTAAATTGGCAATGCTATCAGCAACAATGGAATTGTAAGCATGGCCTATGTGTAAATCCTTGAACGGATTAGGGTTATTTGTCTCGATGACAATATCTTGTTCAAAATAATTTACTGGTGGCCTTATACCGGCATACAACTCGTCTAGTAACGCTTGGTCGCTTAACCTAAAGTTTATAAAACCCGGCCCGGCAACACTAATGTCATCAATATCTGTATTTAGTATATCTCGTAATTTACCAACTAACTCTTCGGCGACTGTTTGTGGTGATTTACCGACTTTTTTACTCAACTGCAGTGCAATATTGGTTGCATAATCACCAAATTGTTCATCCGTACGATTCAGTTCCGGATTTATGTCAATATTGTATACATTTTTTGCTGTTTCCCGTAAGCTGGTGGATATTTTTTTCCTCATTGTTCATTTAGTATAACAGGATACGCTATACTAAAGCCTATCGTGGCCATAATTGATAATGTTTTAGACATACCTAGAGATCTTATTCGCTCTCTTATGCGAAGAGTGGCTAGCTGGCTTCATGCCGTTAGTGGCGGTAGGTTAAGTCCTAACCTAGTAACGTACACCGGGCTAATTGCCCACTTGCCAATCGCCTGGCTTATATCCCAAGGTTACTTTGGATATGCGGCTTTTGGTTTAGTTTTTTTTGGTCTGTTTGACACGCTCGATGGCGAACTGGCACGCCTGCAAAACAAAGCCAGCAATGCTGGTATGTTGCTAGATGCCACCACTGACCGCATGAAAGAAACCATCCTATACGCTGGTGTTGCCTACGTGTTTGTTTTGAGCGGACAGCCATACTACGCAGTTTGGGCTGTGACTGCTGTAGGCGGTAGTATATTGGTTAGCTACGTCAAAGCAAAAGGCGAAACCGCCGTAAAAGACCTGAAACTAACACCGAACCAAATTAACCGGTTATTTTCTGATGGACTTATGAGATTTGAGGTTCGTATGGCCTTACTGGTTGTTGCGCTACTTCTAAACTACCTGGCGGCAGCAATCGTTATTATCACGTTGCTGACTTGGGTAACAGCGTTGGGGAGACTTTTCAAAATTAGCCGAAAGCTGACCGCTCATGAAGATTGATCTCCACACTCATTCTATTGCTTCGCATGACGGCGGCATTTCCGCCGAACAGTATAAAAATTCTCTCCACAACGGACAGCTAGACTATATTGCCATTACTGACCATAATCGCATAGATTTTGCGACACGACTTAATGATGAACTCGGCGAACAAATCATCGTTGGCGAAGAAATCATGACTACGGCTGGTGAAGTTATTGGTTTATATCTAAAAAAGCCAGTGTTGGCTGGACTATCACTGCGTCAAGCGGTTGATGAAATCAAAAAGCAAGACGGGCTGGTTTATATACCCCACCCGTTTGAAAATGCCCGCAAAGGTCTTCAGTCTGAAGCTCTCGAACAAATCTTGGATGACATTGATATTTTTGAAGTTTGTAATGGACGAGCCTTTTTGCAAAATCGTGGCCAACAAGCGGTGGTTTGGGCACGACTCAATCGTGTAGCTACAGCTGCCAGTAGTGACGCTCATGGGTCACGTGGTCTGGGCAAGACTGCCACACTCATAGATGAACCACCTGCCCGAGATAACTTAGTCCAAGTTCTCGGCAGAGGAACGCTACTGACTGACCGACCAGGAATCCGAAGTCTCCTCTATCCGAAGTATCATCGTTTACGTAAAAAAATAGGACGAACGGAATGAGAAATTTTACATTTTATATTTTACATTTCACAATTAATTATCATTGGGTACGCAAGGATAATTTCAAAATGGCAACTGCAAAATCAATGGCAAATGGCCAATGGCCAATGGCCAAATCTTACCTTGGAGGTGCAAGGTGAATGAATGGTGGGAAGCGTTTTGGTTCTTTTTACCAGCCGGCTTTGCTAATATGAGTCCGATTTTGGCCGCACGACTGCCTCTTTTAAGACACTGGGGCACACCGATTGACTTCGGTGTTAAGTACAAAGGCGAACGATTACTGGGTGCCAACAAAACCTGGCGTGGCTTATTGTTTGGCGTGCTGGTTGGAGTTTTAGTAGCACTATTTCAATATCGTTTCATTGCCAGCAGTGCAGAATCAGTCGGTTTTATTGTTTTAGTTGGGGCGGCGCTAGGCTTTGGCGCACTGGTTGGCGATGCGGTTGAAAGTTATTTTAAGCGTCGCAGCCAGGTACCGGCCGGTGAAAGCTGGTTTCCATTTGACCAAACCGACTATATCGTCGGTGGCGTATTATTCGCTAGCTTGTTTGTCTCACTTGGTCTAGCTGACATTCTCCGTATCACACTCATATATTTCGGACTGCACCTAATGATGAGTTATGTCGGCTACCTAACGGGAGTCAAAAAGCGCCCTATCTAGTGTTCTGACCGAGGTCTGCTCCAAGTGATATCAGCTCTGTCCGCTCGCACGTAACCTTCTTTTGACAACGCTTCGCATAGCCGTTTGGCGCCAACCTGTTTAAACATACCCTCGGTTTGCGAGGGCATTACCCTAAGAGCCTCACACTTAGTCCGCGCGATATTCTCGGGCAACTGTAAGAACATGTCGCAATCTTTTGCCTTAACAAGATTAGGCTCTTCTAAGTTGAAGTAGATGTCAAATTGCTCATCCAACTCTTTAAAATAACGTTCGTATTGTTCTTTGAGATCTACCGTAAAATATACTGTTGCTGACGGGCAATACTGCTCAGCAGCTTGGAGCGCCCAGCGCGAAACACTCACGTGATCCATATGCCCTGTGCCGCCGCTTGGCGGAAAAGTAATAATACTATCCGGCTGATAAATTTTTAATAGCTCACCGATCTTACTGATTGCTTCATGGTGCGGCACGTCTTGACAGGCACCGTCTTTATATCCTAGCCAGTGGTGATGCTTAACACCGATTACCTTCATCGCTGCGTTCATCTCAGATTCACGTACAGCGTGAAGTTTGTCGGCTGGCCATTTAATCTCATCCTGCACGCCAGCCTCGCCTCGCGTTGCAGTTATACAGGCGACTGATTGCTCATTGGCTGTTGCAATAGACATTAACCCGGCAGATGTGAAAGATTCATCATCAGGATGCGCCCACACACCAACAATTGTGCCGAGATTTGCAACGCGTTGTCTAATATCTGACATACCGGTCACACCTATTTACTTATTTAATTGCTTTTTGAATTTTTCTATCAAATCAACAGGAGCTGGATCAAGCCCGTTAAGTAAACCTAGATACATACTGACAAAATCACCAAGCATCATTGTCCACAGCAGTTGTTCAAGTAACGTGCTGCCTTTGGCTTGCACGATTTCCGGAGCTGGTCGTTTACCAGATAGTAGACGCTCAGTTACCTCAAAACGTTTTTGAACTCGTTCGTGCTCCAGATCGCTGCGTAAATCTATGACTGTGTATGGTTTATCCACCGGGTGCGATGACCAGCCTAAAAACTCGTTATGATTAAACTCCGGAAACGCGTTACACCACGCCACATTTTTGGCATTCTCGTTAAAATTTATCTTCCATTTATATGCCGCCGGATAGAGTTTTGGACCCGCGTAAATCACCGGTGAT
This portion of the Candidatus Saccharibacteria bacterium genome encodes:
- a CDS encoding CDP-archaeol synthase, coding for MANGQILPWRCKVNEWWEAFWFFLPAGFANMSPILAARLPLLRHWGTPIDFGVKYKGERLLGANKTWRGLLFGVLVGVLVALFQYRFIASSAESVGFIVLVGAALGFGALVGDAVESYFKRRSQVPAGESWFPFDQTDYIVGGVLFASLFVSLGLADILRITLIYFGLHLMMSYVGYLTGVKKRPI
- a CDS encoding PHP-associated domain-containing protein codes for the protein MKIDLHTHSIASHDGGISAEQYKNSLHNGQLDYIAITDHNRIDFATRLNDELGEQIIVGEEIMTTAGEVIGLYLKKPVLAGLSLRQAVDEIKKQDGLVYIPHPFENARKGLQSEALEQILDDIDIFEVCNGRAFLQNRGQQAVVWARLNRVATAASSDAHGSRGLGKTATLIDEPPARDNLVQVLGRGTLLTDRPGIRSLLYPKYHRLRKKIGRTE
- a CDS encoding CDP-alcohol phosphatidyltransferase family protein, which translates into the protein MAIIDNVLDIPRDLIRSLMRRVASWLHAVSGGRLSPNLVTYTGLIAHLPIAWLISQGYFGYAAFGLVFFGLFDTLDGELARLQNKASNAGMLLDATTDRMKETILYAGVAYVFVLSGQPYYAVWAVTAVGGSILVSYVKAKGETAVKDLKLTPNQINRLFSDGLMRFEVRMALLVVALLLNYLAAAIVIITLLTWVTALGRLFKISRKLTAHED
- a CDS encoding PIG-L family deacetylase; the protein is MSDIRQRVANLGTIVGVWAHPDDESFTSAGLMSIATANEQSVACITATRGEAGVQDEIKWPADKLHAVRESEMNAAMKVIGVKHHHWLGYKDGACQDVPHHEAISKIGELLKIYQPDSIITFPPSGGTGHMDHVSVSRWALQAAEQYCPSATVYFTVDLKEQYERYFKELDEQFDIYFNLEEPNLVKAKDCDMFLQLPENIARTKCEALRVMPSQTEGMFKQVGAKRLCEALSKEGYVRADRADITWSRPRSEH